One genomic window of Hippocampus zosterae strain Florida chromosome 12, ASM2543408v3, whole genome shotgun sequence includes the following:
- the gpa33b gene encoding cell surface A33 antigen — MTGTKRLAWHLLLTLTVLPACRSLQVSIPREEYEVASGEDIILTCSFIPAKPNFNMLLLTWEAYPDVVEDPMKPVATYFLNNAVDIAPPYEGRAFMEVDIVKQQSTLHLTKVTIQDSRHFQCSVKIPNDDEGTTAASTSLLVLVPPSKPLCRLQGTAEYWHNVTLNCVSEEGSPKPTYEWKSYSVENIPRRFPPKTTEKDGALSLFNISRETSGFFICVSTNRVGSDSCNFTLAVMPGGMKFGSTAGIIVGVVAGFILLGILIFCCYKKRSKKNKNVDRSSKEIQFSDAPVARSQYQDEESNAEKNQEEYKDAVPQNSHNIGTVGLTSEDNHLGSNSGRYMNERDQASQGNQYHGSRECLDRNEYSGSRDRLDDHRNSRDRLDDHRNHYGGSRDRLEERNDYRGSRDKLEQRNDYRGSRDRLDDQRSRFSHDRLDDQRNLYGGSRDRLEERNEYRGSRDRLDDQRDRYGGNRERLYDDYNH; from the exons ATGACAGGAACGAAACGACTTGCATGGCATCTACTTCTGACACTAACAG TGCTTCCCGCCTGCAGGAGTTTACAGGTTTCGATCCCACGGGAAGAATATGAGGTTGCGAGTGGAGAAGATATTATTCTGACATGTTCCTTTATTCCGGCAAAACCCAACTTCAACATGCTACTTCTCACATGGGAAGCGTATCCAGACGTGGTCGAGGATCCAATG AAACCTGTGGCCACCTATTTTTTAAACAACGCAGTTGACATCGCCCCCCCGTATGAAGGCCGGGCATTCATGGAAGTGGATATTGTCAAACAACAGAGCACACTGCATCTCACAAAGGTGACCATACAGGACAGCCGTCATTTCCAGTGCAGCGTCAAGATACCAAATGATGATGAAGGAACAACTGCGGCCTCAACTTCCCTGTTGGTGCTGG TTCCTCCCTCCAAGCCTCTGTGCAGGCTGCAGGGAACAGCAGAATATTGGCACAATGTCACCCTCAACTGCGTGTCTGAGGAGGGCTCCCCAAAACCGACCTATGAATGGAAAAGCTACAGTGTAGAAAACATACCCAGACGATTTCCGCCCAAAACTACTGAGA AAGATGGAGCACTTTCCCTGTTTAATATTTCAAGAGAGACGTCTGGATTCTTTATCTGCGTATCAACAAACCGGGTTGGCTCCGACAGCTGCAACTTCACCTTAGCAGTGATGCCTG GCGGCATGAAATTCGGGAGCACAGCAGGTATAATTGTCGGTGTTGTCGCTGGATTTATTCTTCTCGGCATTCTCATCTTTTGTTGCTACAAGAAAAGGTCAAAAAAGAATAAGAACGTTGACAG ATCCTCCAAAGAAATTCAATTTTCAGATGCTCCTGTGGCCAGATCTCAATATCAGGATGAGGAGTCgaatgctgaaaaaaatcaagagGAATACAAAGACGCTGTTCCACAAAACAGTCACAACATTGGAACTGTTGGACTCACATCAGAAGATAATCATCTTGGTTCCAATAGTGGTCGATATATGAATGAGCGAGACCAGGCTAGCCAGGGTAATCAATATCATGGTAGTCGTGAGTgccttgataggaatgagtaCAGCGGAAGTCGTGACAGGCTTGATGATCACCGCAACAGCCGAGACCGGCTTGACGATCATCGCAATCATTATGGCGGAAGTCGGGATCGCCTAGAAGAACGGAATGACTATAGAGGAAGTCGCGATAAGCTCGAACAACGGAATGACTACAGAGGAAGTCGCGACAGGCTCGATGACCAGCGCAGTCGCTTCAGTCACGATAGGCTTGATGATCAGCGTAATCTTTACGGTGGCAGTAGAGATCGCCTGGAAGAACGGAATGAATACAGAGGAAGTCGCGACAGGCTCGACGATCAGCGCGACCGGTATGGTGGAAATCGTGAACGCCTTTATGACGACTACAATCACTAG
- the ildr2 gene encoding immunoglobulin-like domain-containing receptor 2 isoform X2 translates to MMNFHRLAALVGAMVCLCNGMYVTVPEKQQSAMLFQSVVLPCHYRTSSTQQPVVQWWYKSFCDDRTGDSFLPRHLPGTKASGKADKPHVDCADRFRTVRVVASAQGSTMTRADYYTNRDVSIINKADLRIGQVQWGDSGVYFCKVVVSDDLEGTDEAQMELLVLEWAFVGCVGLGSILFLLLMGICWCQCCPHSCCCYVKCCCCPETCCCPRHLYEAGKKAKSGPPAQMQMYPYFIPGVPTVMPLGPKSHPEANLTSVVSVPSMASIPTLENNLAGVCSDYRLKARQDHRGSMQVVYRIKNELAQVPTAKMATLQPASLSELSSLHEGRNADFRHTYHTVQVKALPPIADADDQVSVRTAPRAQGRRRRERDNYSDDELERWNACSEHTQRKPLSRRGRTGSLDELEDFARSYNSRSRRAELPDNGDYSPPRRRNRDDDEGWDPGSRLPLPQKRRGTWDGELASQPAYYEDYDGAFLTHVMESKARGNRGAARPAEDSDTLSKGKGGNSSYSRSPSHRPDEEDPLPPYSECEAEHWYRTRGSVRTERLDSSESTMRASSHTRPKQGMSAPPQEIDRRRNLSTTLSRNTLKL, encoded by the exons ATGATGAATTTCCATCGTTTGGCCGCTTTAGTAGGAGCTATGG TGTGCCTGTGCAATGGCATGTACGTCACAGTGCCGGAGAAGCAGCAGTCCGCCATGCTCTTCCAGTCAGTGGTCCTACCGTGTCACTACCGGACATCTTCCACACAACAGCCGGTGGTGCAGTGGTGGTACAAGTCCTTCTGTGATGACCGTACCGGCGACTCCTTCTTGCCACGCCACCTGCCGGGTACGAAGGCCTCAGGGAAGGCCGACAAGCCCCACGTGGACTGCGCCGACAGGTTCCGCACGGTTCGGGTGGTGGCTTCGGCGCAAGGATCCACTATGACGCGGGCGGACTACTACACGAACAGGGACGTTTCCATCATAAACA AAGCAGACCTGCGGATCGGGCAGGTACAGTGGGGCGACAGCGGAGTGTATTTCTGCAAAGTCGTCGTCTCCGATGACCTGGAAGGCACTGACGAGGCCCAGATGGAGTTACTGGTGCTAG AGTGGGCATTCGTAGGCTGTGTGGGTCTGGGCAGCATCTTGTTCCTACTGCTGATGGGCATCTGCTGGTGCCAGTGTTGCCCGCACTCCTGCTGCTGCTATGTAAAATGTTGCTGCTGCCCTGAAACCTGCTGCTGCCCACGACACT TATACGAGGCCGGGAAGAAGGCGAAGAGCGGGCCGCCCGCTCAGATGCAAATGTATCCGTACTTCATTCCTGGAGTCCCCACTGTGATGCCTCTTGGCCCTAAATCACACCCGGAGGCAAATCTCACCTCTGTTGTCTCTGTCCCCTCGATGGCCTCTATCCCTACATTGGAAAATAACCTGGCTGGTG TCTGCAGTGATTACCGCCTGAAAGCCAGGCAGGACCACAGGGGCTCAATGCAAGTTGTGTACCGCATAAAAAATGAGTTGGCTCAGGTTCCCACTGCCAAGATGGCTACACTCCAAC CCGCTAGTCTGTCAGAACTCAGCTCTCTCCATGAGGGAAGAAATGCTGATTTTAGACACACCTACCACACCGTCCAGGTGAAGGCGCTGCCGCCCATTGCCGACGCTGACGATCAAGTGTCTGTGAGAACGGCTCCGCGCGCACAAGGCAGAAGACGGAGGGAACGAGACAACTACTCTGACGATGAACTGGAGAG GTGGAACGCTTGCTCAGAGCACACCCAGAGAAAGCCTTTGAGCAGGAGGGGCCGCACTGGCTCACTTGACGAGCTGGAGGATTTTGCACGGTCATACAATTCCCGCAGTCGTCGGGCCGAGCTCCCGGATAACGGGGATTACAGCCCTCCGAGACGTCGCAACAGAGATGATGACGAAGGCTGGGATCCCGGCAGCCGCTTGCCTTTACCACAGAAGAGAAGGGGCACATGGGATGGCGAACTTGCCTCCCAACCGGCCTATTACGAGGACTATGATGGCGCTTTCCTGACCCACGTGATGGAGAGTAAAGCGAGGGGAAACAGGGGCGCCGCGAGGCCAGCTGAGGACAGCGACACTCTGTCCAAAGGCAAAGGTGGCAACAGCTCCTACAGTCGCTCACCTAGCCACCGTCCGGACGAGGAGGATCCTTTGCCTCCGTACTCTGAGTGCGAAGCGGAGCACTGGTACCGTACCAGAGGATCTGTGAGAACAGAGCGCTTGGACAGCTCAGAGTCTACCATGAGGGCTTCCTCGCACACACGCCCCAAGCAGGGGATGTCCGCCCCACCGCAGGAGATAGACAGGAGACGCAACTTG AGCACAACACTGAGCAGGAACACTCTCAAACTGTGA
- the ildr2 gene encoding immunoglobulin-like domain-containing receptor 2 isoform X1: MMNFHRLAALVGAMVCLCNGMYVTVPEKQQSAMLFQSVVLPCHYRTSSTQQPVVQWWYKSFCDDRTGDSFLPRHLPGTKASGKADKPHVDCADRFRTVRVVASAQGSTMTRADYYTNRDVSIINKADLRIGQVQWGDSGVYFCKVVVSDDLEGTDEAQMELLVLGRTSEQADILPEFDVEIMPEWAFVGCVGLGSILFLLLMGICWCQCCPHSCCCYVKCCCCPETCCCPRHLYEAGKKAKSGPPAQMQMYPYFIPGVPTVMPLGPKSHPEANLTSVVSVPSMASIPTLENNLAGVCSDYRLKARQDHRGSMQVVYRIKNELAQVPTAKMATLQPASLSELSSLHEGRNADFRHTYHTVQVKALPPIADADDQVSVRTAPRAQGRRRRERDNYSDDELERWNACSEHTQRKPLSRRGRTGSLDELEDFARSYNSRSRRAELPDNGDYSPPRRRNRDDDEGWDPGSRLPLPQKRRGTWDGELASQPAYYEDYDGAFLTHVMESKARGNRGAARPAEDSDTLSKGKGGNSSYSRSPSHRPDEEDPLPPYSECEAEHWYRTRGSVRTERLDSSESTMRASSHTRPKQGMSAPPQEIDRRRNLSTTLSRNTLKL, from the exons ATGATGAATTTCCATCGTTTGGCCGCTTTAGTAGGAGCTATGG TGTGCCTGTGCAATGGCATGTACGTCACAGTGCCGGAGAAGCAGCAGTCCGCCATGCTCTTCCAGTCAGTGGTCCTACCGTGTCACTACCGGACATCTTCCACACAACAGCCGGTGGTGCAGTGGTGGTACAAGTCCTTCTGTGATGACCGTACCGGCGACTCCTTCTTGCCACGCCACCTGCCGGGTACGAAGGCCTCAGGGAAGGCCGACAAGCCCCACGTGGACTGCGCCGACAGGTTCCGCACGGTTCGGGTGGTGGCTTCGGCGCAAGGATCCACTATGACGCGGGCGGACTACTACACGAACAGGGACGTTTCCATCATAAACA AAGCAGACCTGCGGATCGGGCAGGTACAGTGGGGCGACAGCGGAGTGTATTTCTGCAAAGTCGTCGTCTCCGATGACCTGGAAGGCACTGACGAGGCCCAGATGGAGTTACTGGTGCTAG GCAGGACATCTGAGCAGGCTGATATCCTACCTGAGTTTGATGTGGAGATTATGCCAG AGTGGGCATTCGTAGGCTGTGTGGGTCTGGGCAGCATCTTGTTCCTACTGCTGATGGGCATCTGCTGGTGCCAGTGTTGCCCGCACTCCTGCTGCTGCTATGTAAAATGTTGCTGCTGCCCTGAAACCTGCTGCTGCCCACGACACT TATACGAGGCCGGGAAGAAGGCGAAGAGCGGGCCGCCCGCTCAGATGCAAATGTATCCGTACTTCATTCCTGGAGTCCCCACTGTGATGCCTCTTGGCCCTAAATCACACCCGGAGGCAAATCTCACCTCTGTTGTCTCTGTCCCCTCGATGGCCTCTATCCCTACATTGGAAAATAACCTGGCTGGTG TCTGCAGTGATTACCGCCTGAAAGCCAGGCAGGACCACAGGGGCTCAATGCAAGTTGTGTACCGCATAAAAAATGAGTTGGCTCAGGTTCCCACTGCCAAGATGGCTACACTCCAAC CCGCTAGTCTGTCAGAACTCAGCTCTCTCCATGAGGGAAGAAATGCTGATTTTAGACACACCTACCACACCGTCCAGGTGAAGGCGCTGCCGCCCATTGCCGACGCTGACGATCAAGTGTCTGTGAGAACGGCTCCGCGCGCACAAGGCAGAAGACGGAGGGAACGAGACAACTACTCTGACGATGAACTGGAGAG GTGGAACGCTTGCTCAGAGCACACCCAGAGAAAGCCTTTGAGCAGGAGGGGCCGCACTGGCTCACTTGACGAGCTGGAGGATTTTGCACGGTCATACAATTCCCGCAGTCGTCGGGCCGAGCTCCCGGATAACGGGGATTACAGCCCTCCGAGACGTCGCAACAGAGATGATGACGAAGGCTGGGATCCCGGCAGCCGCTTGCCTTTACCACAGAAGAGAAGGGGCACATGGGATGGCGAACTTGCCTCCCAACCGGCCTATTACGAGGACTATGATGGCGCTTTCCTGACCCACGTGATGGAGAGTAAAGCGAGGGGAAACAGGGGCGCCGCGAGGCCAGCTGAGGACAGCGACACTCTGTCCAAAGGCAAAGGTGGCAACAGCTCCTACAGTCGCTCACCTAGCCACCGTCCGGACGAGGAGGATCCTTTGCCTCCGTACTCTGAGTGCGAAGCGGAGCACTGGTACCGTACCAGAGGATCTGTGAGAACAGAGCGCTTGGACAGCTCAGAGTCTACCATGAGGGCTTCCTCGCACACACGCCCCAAGCAGGGGATGTCCGCCCCACCGCAGGAGATAGACAGGAGACGCAACTTG AGCACAACACTGAGCAGGAACACTCTCAAACTGTGA
- the ildr2 gene encoding immunoglobulin-like domain-containing receptor 2 isoform X3 — translation MMNFHRLAALVGAMVCLCNGMYVTVPEKQQSAMLFQSVVLPCHYRTSSTQQPVVQWWYKSFCDDRTGDSFLPRHLPGTKASGKADKPHVDCADRFRTVRVVASAQGSTMTRADYYTNRDVSIINKADLRIGQVQWGDSGVYFCKVVVSDDLEGTDEAQMELLVLGRTSEQADILPEFDVEIMPEWAFVGCVGLGSILFLLLMGICWCQCCPHSCCCYVKCCCCPETCCCPRHLYEAGKKAKSGPPAQMQMYPYFIPGVPTVMPLGPKSHPEANLTSVVSVPSMASIPTLENNLAGAASLSELSSLHEGRNADFRHTYHTVQVKALPPIADADDQVSVRTAPRAQGRRRRERDNYSDDELERWNACSEHTQRKPLSRRGRTGSLDELEDFARSYNSRSRRAELPDNGDYSPPRRRNRDDDEGWDPGSRLPLPQKRRGTWDGELASQPAYYEDYDGAFLTHVMESKARGNRGAARPAEDSDTLSKGKGGNSSYSRSPSHRPDEEDPLPPYSECEAEHWYRTRGSVRTERLDSSESTMRASSHTRPKQGMSAPPQEIDRRRNLSTTLSRNTLKL, via the exons ATGATGAATTTCCATCGTTTGGCCGCTTTAGTAGGAGCTATGG TGTGCCTGTGCAATGGCATGTACGTCACAGTGCCGGAGAAGCAGCAGTCCGCCATGCTCTTCCAGTCAGTGGTCCTACCGTGTCACTACCGGACATCTTCCACACAACAGCCGGTGGTGCAGTGGTGGTACAAGTCCTTCTGTGATGACCGTACCGGCGACTCCTTCTTGCCACGCCACCTGCCGGGTACGAAGGCCTCAGGGAAGGCCGACAAGCCCCACGTGGACTGCGCCGACAGGTTCCGCACGGTTCGGGTGGTGGCTTCGGCGCAAGGATCCACTATGACGCGGGCGGACTACTACACGAACAGGGACGTTTCCATCATAAACA AAGCAGACCTGCGGATCGGGCAGGTACAGTGGGGCGACAGCGGAGTGTATTTCTGCAAAGTCGTCGTCTCCGATGACCTGGAAGGCACTGACGAGGCCCAGATGGAGTTACTGGTGCTAG GCAGGACATCTGAGCAGGCTGATATCCTACCTGAGTTTGATGTGGAGATTATGCCAG AGTGGGCATTCGTAGGCTGTGTGGGTCTGGGCAGCATCTTGTTCCTACTGCTGATGGGCATCTGCTGGTGCCAGTGTTGCCCGCACTCCTGCTGCTGCTATGTAAAATGTTGCTGCTGCCCTGAAACCTGCTGCTGCCCACGACACT TATACGAGGCCGGGAAGAAGGCGAAGAGCGGGCCGCCCGCTCAGATGCAAATGTATCCGTACTTCATTCCTGGAGTCCCCACTGTGATGCCTCTTGGCCCTAAATCACACCCGGAGGCAAATCTCACCTCTGTTGTCTCTGTCCCCTCGATGGCCTCTATCCCTACATTGGAAAATAACCTGGCTGGTG CCGCTAGTCTGTCAGAACTCAGCTCTCTCCATGAGGGAAGAAATGCTGATTTTAGACACACCTACCACACCGTCCAGGTGAAGGCGCTGCCGCCCATTGCCGACGCTGACGATCAAGTGTCTGTGAGAACGGCTCCGCGCGCACAAGGCAGAAGACGGAGGGAACGAGACAACTACTCTGACGATGAACTGGAGAG GTGGAACGCTTGCTCAGAGCACACCCAGAGAAAGCCTTTGAGCAGGAGGGGCCGCACTGGCTCACTTGACGAGCTGGAGGATTTTGCACGGTCATACAATTCCCGCAGTCGTCGGGCCGAGCTCCCGGATAACGGGGATTACAGCCCTCCGAGACGTCGCAACAGAGATGATGACGAAGGCTGGGATCCCGGCAGCCGCTTGCCTTTACCACAGAAGAGAAGGGGCACATGGGATGGCGAACTTGCCTCCCAACCGGCCTATTACGAGGACTATGATGGCGCTTTCCTGACCCACGTGATGGAGAGTAAAGCGAGGGGAAACAGGGGCGCCGCGAGGCCAGCTGAGGACAGCGACACTCTGTCCAAAGGCAAAGGTGGCAACAGCTCCTACAGTCGCTCACCTAGCCACCGTCCGGACGAGGAGGATCCTTTGCCTCCGTACTCTGAGTGCGAAGCGGAGCACTGGTACCGTACCAGAGGATCTGTGAGAACAGAGCGCTTGGACAGCTCAGAGTCTACCATGAGGGCTTCCTCGCACACACGCCCCAAGCAGGGGATGTCCGCCCCACCGCAGGAGATAGACAGGAGACGCAACTTG AGCACAACACTGAGCAGGAACACTCTCAAACTGTGA